CTTCACGCTTGAGCTTGGATGTCTCCAAAGCGCGTTCCGCAACCAGAATAAGACGGTCGGCCTTGAATGGTTTCTCGATAAAATCATACGCACCGCGACGGATCGCGGACACCGCTGTTTCAATATTACCGTGACCGGAAATCATAACAACGGGCAGCTCCGGATGTTGCTTCTTGATCTCGTCAAGCAATGCAAGCCCATCAAGACGGCTGCCTTGTAACCAGATATCGAGGAACACCAGACGCGGCACACGATCGTCGATGGCTGCAAGCGCGCTGTCAGCGTCAAAAGCGGTACGTGTTTCATAGCCTTCGTCGCTCAGAATACCTGCAACGAGTTCCCGAATGTCCGCTTCGTCGTCAACTACAAGAATATCGGCTGCCATATCAATTCACCTGTCCAATTATCTTGTTTCCGTGACTTCCCTCTTCCGTACCGGTTGCACCGGTGGAAACCTCAGGAAAGATCATACGTATCATTGCGCCACGTCCTCCGTGGAAATCTGCTGGCGCATCATGCAATTCCAAATGTCCGCCATGCTCCTCAACAATCTTGCGAACGATGGCGAGACCGAGCCCCGTGCCCTTTTCACGTGTGGTCATGTAGGGCTCGAGGAGTTTCTGACGGTCATCACCCGGCAAGCCTTTACCGTTGTCGATAACGTCTACTACTAGCTGCCCGTCGAGTTTTTGCGAGCGAACGAGAATATAACCATCCCCGCGCTCTTCCTTGGCAACCGCATCAATCGCCTCACTGGCGTTCTTGATGACATTACCAAAGGCCTGCCCAAGCAACCGGCTATCGAATGAACCGATAAGCTTTTCAGAACCATATTCATGGTTGAAATGAATGTCCTGTCGGCTGACTTCGATAAGGAAAGATGCTTCCCGAAGCGCCTCGCGCAAGTCCATTGCGCGCATTTCCGGCTTCGGCATCCGTGCGAAAGCTGAAAACTCGTCAACCATGCGACCGATATCACCGACCTGCCGGATGATCGTTTCCGTGCATTGATCAAAGACTTCGCGGTCTTCCGTAATTACCTTGCCGTAGCGACGACGAATACGTTCTGCAGAAAGTTGAATCGGGGTCAGTGGGTTCTTGATTTCATGTGCGATACGGCGCGCAACATCGGCCCATGCCGAAGAACGCTGCGCCTGCACCAGATCGGTAATATCATCGACAGTCACGACATAGGAATAATCGTCAGATTCTGCATCTTCCACCGTAACCTGCACATTGAAGTTACGTGCCGCACCTCCGCGCGTCATGCTGACCTGTTCGCGATGCACCGTGCGTTCTGTCGTACGTGCAACCTCAAAGGCCTGCCCGATTTCCGGCGCGATACTGCTAAGGCTTTTGCCGATTGCATCCTGTGAACTCACCCCGAACATATGTTCAGCGGAGCGATTGAGGATCGAAATGGAACCATCAGATTCAATACCGATAACACCTGCGGTCACGCCTGAAAGCACCGCTTCCGAGAACCGGCGGCGCTCGTCGATCTGATCTTTTGCAGAAAGAAGCTCGTTACGCTGGCTCTTCAGCTCCGCAACCATGTTGTTGAACGTACCCGAAAGCGCGCCGACGTCTCCGTCCGACGAACGGACTGGCACCGAAATATCGAGGTTGCCCGCCGCCACATCATCAGCCGCTCCAATCAACAGGCGGATTGGGCGCACAAGGCGGTCAGCGACAGCAATACCAGTCCATATAGCCGATAGCAAAACAATCAGCGTCAAACCGAAGTAGAGCAGCGCAAAAGCTATCTGGGTCGGAATACGGTTGGCATCCATCTCCTGATAACGAGCTGTATTGGCTTCCATCAGGCGCATGGCTTCCAGAATCTGCTGATCGACGGCACGGACCGTGTAGAGATAGAGATCCGGTATTTCGCGCATCTTGATGACCGCACCGACGAAATTACTGTTGCCGGGTGGAATAATCACAGGCTTACCATCAACAGCAGTCTTCAACGCATCATCGGTGGGCGGCGGAAGGCGTGTCTCGACACCAGTTTCGCTTTTTACAACGACATCGCCGCCTTCACGCACCAGAAATGCGCCCAGCAAGCCACGACCACCCGCTTGGAGAGTCATGTAGCGAATGAACCCGCCCCGATCGAGGCTGTAAAGCGTGCGCTGGGCATCCAGCTCCTGCAACATCGAGAACGACGTGCTTTGCAGATTGAGTGCCGTTTCGCGAATATACGCAGTGGTCAGACTTTGCGATGAACTTACGATGTCGCGCGTGTTGGTATCAAACCAGCGATCAAGACCGAGATTGAGCGTTACCGAGGCAACAATTGCCACCACGATAGCGGGAACAGCTGCGATCAATGAAAACAGCGCGACGATGCGGACATGCAGCCGGGAAGCTGCCTTCCCCGATCTACGAGCCGAGACGATGCGGAAAATCTCGCGGCAAATCAGCAGAATCAAGAAAACAATCAACGCAACATTGACGATAACCAACGCAATCGTCACATTGCGGTCAGGCGTGATTGGCGTGATGCCAATAAGAATGGCAAAAGAAATCGACGCCGTGATCAGCGCTGAAACAACGGTGATAATACCAGGCAACGCAAGAAGCCTGCGCCCCTCACCCGCGCGTGATGATCGCTCTTCACCGTCTATATCCGTCGTCAGATTCGCTGTGTTCATGTTAACCATGTTACCCAATAGCGTTGCATCTATGCAACGCATTGTGGCGAAAATGCAACGATTGTTTACAGCTAAAATAAGAGTGTCGAAAGGGTGAGCGGATTTCGGGCCGTTTCGGCGTGTATTGATGGTTTAGCTTTGTTTAGCGCCGCGATAGATGTTGACGCCAAGTTCCCTGATCTTCTTCCGCAACGTGTTGCGGTTCAACCCAAGAATCTCCGCCGCCTTGATTTGATTGCCACGCGTAGCGGTGAGACAAGCGAGGATGAGCGGATATTCCAATTCTGCCAGAACGCGATGATAGAGACCTGGTGGTGGCAGATCAGAGCCAAAGGATGCGAAATAGCGCTGCATATTGTGCTCCACCACCTGTGAAATGGTGATGTTTTCGATATCGCCAGATGTGGCAACCGGAACATCGGGCTTTGAAAGCTCCGCCTTCAGTTCGGCTTCGATTATCTCTGGAGAAATTTCTTCCTGCGGGTAAAGCGCTGCCAACCGGCGCACAAGGTTTTCCAGCTCGCGCACGTTGCCCGGCCATGGATAGCGACGCATCATGTCGAAACCCGCAGCGGTAATGCGTTTCTCCGGCAGCCCCTCTTCAGCGGCTCGCTTGAAGAAATGGCGCACCAGATCTGGCACGTCCTCACTGCGCTCACGCAATGGCGGCAAGCGCAGCGGCACAACATTCAGACGGTAATAAAGGTCTTCGCGGAACAGACCCTGTGCGATGAGCTGGCGCAAATCCTTGTTGGTCGCGGCCACGATACGCACATCGGTCTTGATCGGAGTGCGGCCACCGACCGTCATATATTCGCCCTGCTGCAACACGCGCAGCAAACGCGTCTGCGCTTCCATCGGCATATCGCCGATTTCATCGAGAAAAAGTGTTCCGCCATTGGCCTGTTCAAAACGTCCGCTTGAACGGTTCTGCGCGCCGGTAAAGGCACCTTTTTCATGGCCAAACAATTCAGATTCAATCAGATCACGCGGAATAGCCGCCATATTGATGGCAACAAACGGTCCTTTGCGACGGCGGCCATATTCATGCAGTGCGCGCGCAACCAATTCCTTGCCTGTGCCCGACTCACCTGTGACCATCATGGTCAGGTCGGTCTGCATCATACGAGCCAAGACGCGATAGATTTCCTGCATTGCAGGTGAACGCCCCACCAGCGGCATGTTTTCGGCTTGCTCATCAGGCATAGCGGCTGCAGGCTTATGCTTTGGCTCAGAAAGCGCACGACCAACAATATTGATGAGCTCAGTTAGATCGAAGGGCTTGGGCAGATATTCATAAGCACCTGCCTCAGAGGCACGAATTGCGGTCATGAAAGTATTCTGCGCGCTCATCACCACAATCGGCAGATCAGGGCGCATCTTCTTGATGCGCGGGAGCAAATCAAATGCGTTCTCGTCCGGCATATTGACGTCGGTAATGACCAGATCACCATCACCAGCAGCCACCCAGCGCCACAGCGAGGTCGCGTTGGACGTCACCCGAACATCATAGCCAGCACGCGAGAGTGCCTGATTAAGCACTGTGCGAATTGCAGCATCGTCATCCGCGACGAGAATCGTACCTGTCGGACGTCCGGCAATCATGCGTTATCTCCTGTCTTTGCAGACATCTTCGGGCTTTTTGAACCCACATTATCGGCAGAACTCTTCCACGCAGGCATCAGTATGCGGAATGTCGTGCGGGATGGATGGCTGTCGCACTCAATCACACCGCCATGATCGCCGATGATCTTGGCAACAAGCGCCAGCCCCAGGCCTGAACCATTGGTCTTTGTGGTCACAAAGGGATCAAACAGATGCGGCAGCATATCGTCAGGCACACCCGGGCCGTTATCGTGCACGCAGAATTCGAGTGGCAAAGCTACGCGGTCGCTCGCACCCGGAACTTGTAGCCGAATGCCCGGACGA
This sequence is a window from Ochrobactrum quorumnocens. Protein-coding genes within it:
- a CDS encoding sensor histidine kinase NtrY-like; protein product: MRCIDATLLGNMVNMNTANLTTDIDGEERSSRAGEGRRLLALPGIITVVSALITASISFAILIGITPITPDRNVTIALVIVNVALIVFLILLICREIFRIVSARRSGKAASRLHVRIVALFSLIAAVPAIVVAIVASVTLNLGLDRWFDTNTRDIVSSSQSLTTAYIRETALNLQSTSFSMLQELDAQRTLYSLDRGGFIRYMTLQAGGRGLLGAFLVREGGDVVVKSETGVETRLPPPTDDALKTAVDGKPVIIPPGNSNFVGAVIKMREIPDLYLYTVRAVDQQILEAMRLMEANTARYQEMDANRIPTQIAFALLYFGLTLIVLLSAIWTGIAVADRLVRPIRLLIGAADDVAAGNLDISVPVRSSDGDVGALSGTFNNMVAELKSQRNELLSAKDQIDERRRFSEAVLSGVTAGVIGIESDGSISILNRSAEHMFGVSSQDAIGKSLSSIAPEIGQAFEVARTTERTVHREQVSMTRGGAARNFNVQVTVEDAESDDYSYVVTVDDITDLVQAQRSSAWADVARRIAHEIKNPLTPIQLSAERIRRRYGKVITEDREVFDQCTETIIRQVGDIGRMVDEFSAFARMPKPEMRAMDLREALREASFLIEVSRQDIHFNHEYGSEKLIGSFDSRLLGQAFGNVIKNASEAIDAVAKEERGDGYILVRSQKLDGQLVVDVIDNGKGLPGDDRQKLLEPYMTTREKGTGLGLAIVRKIVEEHGGHLELHDAPADFHGGRGAMIRMIFPEVSTGATGTEEGSHGNKIIGQVN
- the ntrC gene encoding nitrogen regulation protein NR(I) is translated as MIAGRPTGTILVADDDAAIRTVLNQALSRAGYDVRVTSNATSLWRWVAAGDGDLVITDVNMPDENAFDLLPRIKKMRPDLPIVVMSAQNTFMTAIRASEAGAYEYLPKPFDLTELINIVGRALSEPKHKPAAAMPDEQAENMPLVGRSPAMQEIYRVLARMMQTDLTMMVTGESGTGKELVARALHEYGRRRKGPFVAINMAAIPRDLIESELFGHEKGAFTGAQNRSSGRFEQANGGTLFLDEIGDMPMEAQTRLLRVLQQGEYMTVGGRTPIKTDVRIVAATNKDLRQLIAQGLFREDLYYRLNVVPLRLPPLRERSEDVPDLVRHFFKRAAEEGLPEKRITAAGFDMMRRYPWPGNVRELENLVRRLAALYPQEEISPEIIEAELKAELSKPDVPVATSGDIENITISQVVEHNMQRYFASFGSDLPPPGLYHRVLAELEYPLILACLTATRGNQIKAAEILGLNRNTLRKKIRELGVNIYRGAKQS